In Takifugu flavidus isolate HTHZ2018 chromosome 13, ASM371156v2, whole genome shotgun sequence, the following are encoded in one genomic region:
- the phaf1 gene encoding UPF0183 protein C16orf70 homolog isoform X1 produces MLDLEVVPERSLGNEHWEFALGMPLAQAISILQKHCRIIKNVQVLYSEQMPLSHDLILNLTQDGIKLLFDATNQRLKVVEVYDLSKVKLKYCGVHFNSQAVVPTIEQIDQSFGATHPGVYVPAEQLFHLNFRGLSFSFQLDSWNEAPKYEIPHGAMVKRMHIYSGNNLQETRAPLMPLPCFLGNIYAEGVDVLRDPSGPLGLRLRLLTAACSPGVIADTKVRSLERNIFFGDSCQDVLGALGSPHKVFYKSEDKMKIHSPSPHKQVSSKCNDYFFNYFTLGVDILFDSTSHLVKKFVLHTNFPGHYNFNIYHRCDFKIPLIIKKAEGSDSQMEECILTTYSKWDQFQELLGHPMEKPVVLHRSSSANNTNPFGSTFCFGLQRMIFEVMQNNHIASVSLYGAPRTPAQA; encoded by the exons ATGCTGGATCTGGAGGTGGTGCCTGAAAGATCGCTAGGAAATGAGCACTGGGAATTCGCCCTCG GGATGCCTCTGGCCCAGGCCATCTCCATCCTGCAGAAGCACTGTCGCATCATCAAGAACGTCCAGGTGCTTTACAGCGAACAG ATGCCCCTCAGCCACGACCTCATACTGAACCTGACTCAGGATGGCATCAAACTGCTATTTGATGCTACCAACCAGAGGCTGAAG GTGGTTGAAGTGTACGACCTGAGCAAAGTCAAGCTGAAGTACTG TGGGGTCCATTTCAACTCTCAGGCCGTTGTGCCGACGATAGAACAGATCGACCAGTCGTTTGGAGCCACACACCCAGGAG TTTACGTCCCTGCAGAACAGTTGTTCCATCTCAACTTCCGTGGACTTTCTTTCTCCTTTCAACTGGACTCGTGGAACGAAGCTCCCAAATATGAG ATCCCACATGGCGCCATGGTCAAGAGGATGCACATCTACTCTGGCAACAACCTGCAGGAGACCAG gGCTCCACTGATGCCGTTGCCTTGTTTCCTTGGTAACATCTACGCCGAGGGTGTGGATGTCCTGCGAGACCCTTCGGGCCCTCTggggctccggctccggctcctgACTGCAG CCTGCAGCCCCGGCGTCATCGCCGACACCAAGGTCAGGTCGCTGGAGAGGAACATCTTCTTTGGAGATTCCTGCCAGGATGTTCTGGGAGCGCTGGGCTCCCCTCATAAAGTCTTCTACAAGTCTGAAGACAAG ATGAAGATCCACTCTCCGTCACCTCACAAGCAGGTCTCTTCCAAGTGTAACGACTATTTCTTCAACTACTTCACCCTGGGAGTG GACATCCTGTTTGACTCCACAAGTCACCTGGTCAAGAAGTTTGTCCTCCACACCAACTTCCCAGGACATTACAACTTTAACAT ATATCATCGATGTGACTTCAAGATTCCGCTCATCATCAAAAAGG CAGAAGGATCTGACTCCCAAATGGAAGAGTGCATCTTAACCACCTACAGCAAG TGGGACCAGTTCCAGGAGCTGTTGGGCCACCCGATGGAGAAGCCGGTGGTGCTCCACAG GTCCTCCTCTGCCAACAACACCAACCCCTTCGGATCCACCTTCTGCTTCGGCCTGCAGCGGATGATCTTTGAG GTGATGCAGAATAACCACATCGCGTCAGTGAGCCTCTATGGTGCCCCACGGACCCCCGCTCAGGCCTGA
- the phaf1 gene encoding UPF0183 protein C16orf70 homolog isoform X2: MLDLEVVPERSLGNEHWEFALGMPLAQAISILQKHCRIIKNVQVLYSEQMPLSHDLILNLTQDGIKLLFDATNQRLKVVEVYDLSKVKLKYCGVHFNSQAVVPTIEQIDQSFGATHPGVYVPAEQLFHLNFRGLSFSFQLDSWNEAPKYEIPHGAMVKRMHIYSGNNLQETRAPLMPLPCFLGNIYAEGVDVLRDPSGPLGLRLRLLTAACSPGVIADTKVRSLERNIFFGDSCQDVLGALGSPHKVFYKSEDKMKIHSPSPHKQVSSKCNDYFFNYFTLGVDILFDSTSHLVKKFVLHTNFPGHYNFNIYHRCDFKIPLIIKKEGSDSQMEECILTTYSKWDQFQELLGHPMEKPVVLHRSSSANNTNPFGSTFCFGLQRMIFEVMQNNHIASVSLYGAPRTPAQA; the protein is encoded by the exons ATGCTGGATCTGGAGGTGGTGCCTGAAAGATCGCTAGGAAATGAGCACTGGGAATTCGCCCTCG GGATGCCTCTGGCCCAGGCCATCTCCATCCTGCAGAAGCACTGTCGCATCATCAAGAACGTCCAGGTGCTTTACAGCGAACAG ATGCCCCTCAGCCACGACCTCATACTGAACCTGACTCAGGATGGCATCAAACTGCTATTTGATGCTACCAACCAGAGGCTGAAG GTGGTTGAAGTGTACGACCTGAGCAAAGTCAAGCTGAAGTACTG TGGGGTCCATTTCAACTCTCAGGCCGTTGTGCCGACGATAGAACAGATCGACCAGTCGTTTGGAGCCACACACCCAGGAG TTTACGTCCCTGCAGAACAGTTGTTCCATCTCAACTTCCGTGGACTTTCTTTCTCCTTTCAACTGGACTCGTGGAACGAAGCTCCCAAATATGAG ATCCCACATGGCGCCATGGTCAAGAGGATGCACATCTACTCTGGCAACAACCTGCAGGAGACCAG gGCTCCACTGATGCCGTTGCCTTGTTTCCTTGGTAACATCTACGCCGAGGGTGTGGATGTCCTGCGAGACCCTTCGGGCCCTCTggggctccggctccggctcctgACTGCAG CCTGCAGCCCCGGCGTCATCGCCGACACCAAGGTCAGGTCGCTGGAGAGGAACATCTTCTTTGGAGATTCCTGCCAGGATGTTCTGGGAGCGCTGGGCTCCCCTCATAAAGTCTTCTACAAGTCTGAAGACAAG ATGAAGATCCACTCTCCGTCACCTCACAAGCAGGTCTCTTCCAAGTGTAACGACTATTTCTTCAACTACTTCACCCTGGGAGTG GACATCCTGTTTGACTCCACAAGTCACCTGGTCAAGAAGTTTGTCCTCCACACCAACTTCCCAGGACATTACAACTTTAACAT ATATCATCGATGTGACTTCAAGATTCCGCTCATCATCAAAAAGG AAGGATCTGACTCCCAAATGGAAGAGTGCATCTTAACCACCTACAGCAAG TGGGACCAGTTCCAGGAGCTGTTGGGCCACCCGATGGAGAAGCCGGTGGTGCTCCACAG GTCCTCCTCTGCCAACAACACCAACCCCTTCGGATCCACCTTCTGCTTCGGCCTGCAGCGGATGATCTTTGAG GTGATGCAGAATAACCACATCGCGTCAGTGAGCCTCTATGGTGCCCCACGGACCCCCGCTCAGGCCTGA